Proteins from a single region of Sulfolobales archaeon:
- a CDS encoding AbrB/MazE/SpoVT family DNA-binding domain-containing protein, with amino-acid sequence MRGGAPFRVKVGSGFTITIPEEVRDMLGINVGDELELIVEVRSIILRKRQTLLELIDSIALRGSVEQLLKLREEEDRAESERILKLTK; translated from the coding sequence GTGAGGGGTGGGGCTCCCTTTAGAGTCAAAGTAGGTAGTGGGTTTACAATAACAATACCAGAGGAGGTTAGGGATATGCTTGGTATCAATGTGGGTGATGAGCTAGAGCTTATCGTGGAAGTGAGGAGCATCATACTTAGAAAACGTCAAACATTACTCGAGCTAATTGATAGTATAGCTCTAAGGGGAAGCGTAGAACAACTATTAAAGCTAAGGGAGGAGGAAGATAGAGCTGAGAGTGAGAGGATCCTCAAACTCACCAAGTAA